Proteins from a single region of Phycisphaeraceae bacterium D3-23:
- the hpt gene encoding hypoxanthine phosphoribosyltransferase codes for MQGDIERILLDAGVIADRLDDLARQITADIEQATGIAEDSDPHNTLTIVPVMTGSIIFVADLVRRLPLRMQIFPMSASSYPGTATESTGKVEISDLSRLPDDLTGHHILLVDDILDSGRTLQRVTEELKRRGPATMHTCVLLRKQRPEAMDFPVDYVAFDIPDAFVVGYGLDYDDQYRNLPNIVTLRPEVANG; via the coding sequence ATGCAAGGCGATATCGAACGCATCCTCCTCGACGCCGGCGTCATCGCGGACCGCCTGGACGACCTCGCGCGGCAGATCACCGCCGACATCGAACAGGCCACCGGCATCGCCGAGGACTCCGACCCCCACAACACGCTCACCATCGTCCCGGTCATGACCGGCAGCATCATCTTCGTCGCCGACCTGGTCCGCCGGCTGCCGCTACGTATGCAGATCTTCCCCATGAGCGCGAGTTCCTACCCCGGCACCGCCACCGAATCCACCGGCAAGGTTGAGATCAGCGACCTCTCCCGCCTGCCCGACGACCTCACGGGTCACCACATCCTCTTGGTCGATGACATCCTCGACTCGGGCCGAACCCTTCAGCGCGTCACCGAAGAGCTCAAACGCCGCGGCCCGGCGACGATGCACACCTGCGTGCTGCTGCGCAAGCAACGCCCCGAGGCGATGGACTTCCCCGTCGACTACGTCGCCTTCGATATCCCCGACGCCTTCGTCGTCGGCTACGGGCTCGACTACGACGACCAGTACCGAAACCTCCCCAACATCGTCACGCTCCGGCCCGAAGTCGCCAACGGGTAG